From the genome of Streptomyces sp. NBC_01260, one region includes:
- the hutH gene encoding histidine ammonia-lyase: MDMHTVVVGTSGTTAQDVIAVARGNARVELSAAAVGALAAAREVIDALAAKPEPVYGVSTGFGALASRHISPELRAQLQRNIVRSHAAGMGPRVEREVVRALMFLRLKTVASGHTGVRPEIAQTMADVLNAGITPVVHEYGSLGCSGDLAPLSHCALTLMGEGDAEGPDGTVRPAGELLAAHGITPVELREKEGLALLNGTDGMLGMLVMAIADLQNLYTSADITAALSLEALLGTDKVLAPELHAIRPHPGQGASADNMLRVLAGSGLTGHHQDDAPRVQDAYSVRCAPQVNGAGRDTLAHARLVADRELAAAVDNPVVLSDGRVESNGNFHGAPVAYVLDFLAIVAADLGSITERRTDRLLDKNRSHGLPPFLADDAGVDSGLMIAQYTQAALVSEMKRLAVPASADSIPSSAMQEDHVSMGWSAARKLRTAVENLARIVAVELYAATRAIELRAAQGLTPAPASLAAVEALRAAGVEGPGPDRFLSPDLAAADAFVRAGKLVAAVEPVTGQLA; the protein is encoded by the coding sequence ATGGATATGCATACAGTCGTGGTGGGGACGTCCGGTACCACTGCTCAGGACGTCATCGCCGTGGCCCGCGGCAACGCCCGTGTCGAGCTCTCCGCGGCCGCGGTGGGCGCTCTCGCCGCGGCCCGTGAGGTCATCGACGCGCTCGCCGCCAAGCCCGAGCCGGTCTACGGCGTCTCCACCGGATTCGGGGCACTGGCCAGCCGCCACATCAGCCCGGAGCTCCGCGCGCAGCTCCAGCGCAACATCGTCCGCTCGCACGCCGCCGGCATGGGCCCGCGGGTCGAGCGCGAGGTCGTCCGGGCGCTGATGTTCCTCCGGCTGAAGACGGTGGCCTCGGGTCACACGGGCGTGCGGCCCGAGATCGCACAGACCATGGCCGACGTCCTGAACGCCGGGATCACACCCGTCGTTCACGAGTACGGTTCGCTCGGCTGCTCCGGCGATCTGGCGCCGCTCTCGCACTGCGCGCTGACCCTGATGGGCGAGGGCGACGCGGAGGGCCCCGACGGCACCGTGCGCCCCGCGGGCGAGCTCCTCGCCGCCCACGGCATCACCCCGGTCGAGCTGCGCGAGAAGGAGGGCCTCGCCCTCCTCAACGGCACCGACGGGATGCTCGGCATGCTCGTGATGGCCATCGCCGACCTCCAGAACCTCTACACCTCGGCGGACATCACCGCGGCCCTCTCCCTGGAGGCCCTGCTCGGCACGGACAAGGTCCTCGCCCCCGAGCTGCACGCCATCCGCCCGCACCCGGGGCAGGGTGCCAGCGCCGACAACATGCTGCGGGTGCTCGCCGGATCGGGCCTCACCGGCCACCATCAGGACGACGCCCCCCGCGTCCAGGACGCCTACTCCGTGCGGTGCGCCCCGCAGGTCAACGGCGCCGGGCGCGACACCCTCGCCCACGCCCGGCTCGTCGCCGACCGCGAACTGGCCGCCGCCGTGGACAACCCGGTGGTGCTGTCCGACGGCAGGGTCGAGTCCAACGGCAACTTCCACGGCGCCCCGGTCGCGTACGTCCTGGACTTCCTGGCGATCGTCGCGGCCGACCTCGGCTCGATCACCGAGCGCCGGACCGACCGGCTGCTGGACAAGAACCGTTCGCACGGGCTGCCGCCGTTCCTGGCGGACGACGCCGGCGTCGACTCCGGCCTGATGATCGCCCAGTACACCCAGGCCGCCCTGGTCAGCGAGATGAAGCGGCTCGCCGTCCCGGCCTCGGCGGACTCGATCCCGTCCTCCGCGATGCAGGAGGACCACGTCTCGATGGGCTGGTCGGCCGCGCGCAAGCTCCGTACCGCCGTGGAGAACCTCGCCCGGATCGTCGCCGTCGAGCTGTACGCGGCGACCCGCGCGATCGAGCTCCGCGCCGCGCAGGGGCTGACCCCGGCGCCCGCCTCACTGGCGGCCGTCGAGGCACTGCGCGCGGCGGGCGTGGAGGGGCCGGGCCCGGACCGCTTCCTGTCGCCGGACCTGGCCGCCGCGGACGCCTTCGTGCGCGCGGGGAAGCTGGTCGCGGCGGTGGAACCGGTGACGGGGCAGCTCGCCTAG